The segment TACTTTGAATACTTCATCTAGAAGCGAATTTATTGACATAACTAATGAAATAAGAAGTTTTGTTAAAGAAAGTAAAGTAAAAGAGGGAATCGCAATAATTCATATACCTCATACAACTGCTGGGGTAACAATAAATGAAAATGCAGATCCGTCAGTAAAAAGAGATATGAAACAATTTATAAATAAACTTATACCTGAAGAACCGTATTTTACACATTTAGAGGGAAATTCTGATTCCCATATCAAATCCACTTTAGTTGGTCCTTCATTAACTTTGATAATAACAAATAATGATATATTGTTAGGGACATGGCAGGGAATATATTTTTGTGAATTTGATGGACCCAGAAGAAGAAAATTTTTTGTAAAAATAATTAGTGATAAATAATCCCTCTAAAGAGGGATTATTATATTACCTGATTGGAAGTGATAATATGCAAGAAATATTATACGCACCGGATAAAATATTAATAAATGAAGGAGAATTAACTGAATATTTGATGGTATTAAAAGAAGGGAAATTAGAAAGTTATTCTAATTTTTGTAATTATTCTTCGGTTGAAAGTAGTGGGATTTTTGGGAGTGAGGTTATATTACCGGGCATAAAATCTTTTGATTCGGTTAAAGTAGTAGAAAATAGTAGAGTTGTTTTAATAGAAAAAGAATTAGCAGAGAAATTTTTGCTTTCTAATTATAATTTAATTATTTATCTTATTAAAAAATATATATCAAAAATAATTAGTCTAAATAATAAATTATTTAGTTCAAAAGAAAATAGTGAAGATGTAAATAATGAAAATGCAAATAGTGAAAAAGAAAGTATTATAGATAAAAATTTATCTAAAGAAGAATTATCTAAAAAATATTTAAAAATTCATAGAAGACGAAGTTATTATCATATAGAAGATGGCCAAATTAAAATTTATTTTAAGGCAAGAAAATTATTTAATAAAGGGAAGATCAAAGAGGCTTTAGAAGAGTTCAAAAAAATCCATTATTCTGATTTTGATGTATATTTTCAAGCTGAAATTGAAATTTGGAAATACTTATGTATGATTTTAATGTTCCCTGATAAAAAATATTATTTAGAGAAAACATTAAAAGAAAAATATCCATTTATTAAAGAGCTATTTTCGTTTATGATTTTTGAAAAAATATTAACAAATTCTCATTTGGAAAAACCATTAGTTACATATTTAAAAAGTGGATATTTAATTCCTTCTAATACTGTTTTATTTTATGAAGGTGAAAATGGTGACTGGGCATTTATGATATTGTCAGGAAATGTAAGAGTTTCAAAGGTTGATAATAAAAATGAAAAATTATTAGCAATATTATCAAATGAAGAAATTGTTGGTGAGATTGCATGTTTTAAAGATGTATTAAGAACTGCAACAGTATTTACTTCAACACCTTTACAAATGATTAAAATAGAAAAAGAAAATTTAGAAGATTTAGTTAAAAGTAATCCTGCTTTTGGATTAAAAATAGTAAAAAATCTAATAAAAAGATTGGACTTTGAGAGATACTGGCATTCGCCATTATCTTTTGAAGAAAAATTAAATTTTATGATAAAAAAATATGGTAAAAATATATTAAACAAATCGAGATTAAAAACCGAAGAAATATATGGTTTATTTAGATTGAATGATGTAAATAAAAATGAATTAATAAATTATTTATTTAAATCTAATATAGCAACACTAAGACCAGATGGAACATTAAAGTTTATGTAGGAGGGAGAAATGAAAATCTTATTGTTTTCAGAAGGAAAGAATCTATTTAATAAATCTGCAGTGGGAAAAGCTTTGGAATTTGAAAAAAGTTTTGAATTTTCAGAATCAGATATAAAAATATATGTACAAAAATTGAAAAATATATATGGTGAGTTGTATGAAAAAAAATAAAAAAAACATTATAGGCATTTTATCTTCTGTTACTATAGGAGTTTTTGTAATTTTATTTTTAGAAAAATTTTATAAGACTAATATATTGACTGAAATAAAGAAATTAAAATTAAATGATATTGTAATAGTCTTTTTTATTTATTTTTTGGGATATATTATTGACACTATTAGATATGTTATTATTATAAAGCAATTTAATACTAAAATAAGTTTTTTTCAATTATTCTATAATAATGTTATGGGTTTATTCTTTTCATCTATCACACCTTTTGCTGCAGGTGGTCAGCCATACCAAATTTATCATTTAAACAAACATGGTTTAGATTTAGAGCATTCAACTAATATAGTTGTTTCGAGATTTATTACAGCAATGATACTTAATTTAATTATAGCACTAACATCATATAAAAAGGTAATAAGTGCTTTATATGGAACAAAAATAGAATCAGTTCTTATAAATACTGGCTTAGTTATTTCAGCTAGTATAACGATATTAATTATGTTAGTATTTATAAATTCAAATTTAATTATAAATATATTAGATAAATTAAAAATAAAAAGATTAAAAAAATTAAAAGCTAAATATTTAGAATGGTCAAATAATCTAAAAGTAAGTATTAAATTTCTTTGGAATGAAAAATTACATATAATGATTGTGGACATAATATTAAATCTAATAATTTTATCTCTACAAGCATATGCTATATATTATTTATTTTTAAAATATGCTAATTTGAATAATAATTTTGATAATTTTATTATTGTTTTTGGTACAATGATGCTATTAAATATGGTGGTTTATTATATTCCTACTCCTGGGGCTAGCGGGACTATTGAAGCTACATATCAATTAGTATTTTCTTCAATATTAAAAATACACAAAGGAGTTTTTTTATCAATTATAGGTTGGAGATTTGCTACATATTATTTACAAATTTTATTTGGGATTTTATTTAGAATATATATTAAAATATTCTTTAAGGAAGAGGAGGAAATATGAAAAATTTAATTGTCACTGCTTGCAATGATAAATATGAAGATTTTTTATATAATGATTGGTATATGTCGTTAAAAGATAATGTTAATCTTGAAAATATAGATATTTTAGTAATTGATTTTGGATTAAGCGATAGTATTGTAGAAAATCTAAAAAAAGAGAATATATTAATAAAAAAAGCAAGTATAGAAGGTAATATAGTAAATGTACGATTTTTTGAGTTGTATGACTTTTTGAAGAATAATAATTATAATAATGTTTTAAGTTGTGATTCAGGAGATATTATTTTTCAAAAAGATATTTCTAATTTATTAAATTCAAAAATTGAAAGTTTCATGGCAGTATGTGAAGATATAAATTCTCCAATGGATATAGTTTTAAATAATGATAACATATCTGATGATTTAAAAAAAGATATTAAAGATATATTAGAAAACAAAAAAATGATAAATGCTGGGGTTATTTTTGGTAATAGAGAATCTTTTATTTCATTACTAGAATTCATTATTAATAATATTAAAGATTTAAATGTTTGGGGTTTAGATCAACTATTGATTAATTATTATCTATATAAATATGGATTTAAAGAATTAGATGATGAATATAACTTTATTCCTACAACTCATATAAGTTCCTTTGATATAAAAGATGGAAAAATATACAAAAGTAATGGGGAATTAGTATCTATTGTGCATAATGCTGGAGGAAAATCTTTTTTTAGGCCATTAAAAAATTTTGGATATAAAAACAATAAGATAAGATTAAATAAAACTTTAGTTAAATCTTTGAGGTTTGTGTATAAAATTTTTAATAGAAATAAAGGGGTGTGAAATAGTGAATATAGGAATATTTTCAGATGTATACTTCCCTCAAAAAAATGGTGTTTCAACTGCAGTTAAATTATATAAGGAAGAAATGGAAAAATTGGGTCATAATGTATACCTATTTGTTCCCAAATATTCTAAAGACTATAAAAGGACAGAAAAAAATATTTTTGAATTCCCTGCAATTAAGTTTTTGTTTGAAAAAGAACAAAGAATAGCTTTACCAATATCCACAGACATTTTTAAAATCAAAGATTTAAATTTAGATATAATTCATTCACAAGATCCTTTTTCTATGGGGATATTTGCTGAGTTTATGTCCAAATTATTGAAGATTAAACATGTAGGGACACATCATACAATGTATGAGTATTATAGAAACTATTTACCTTTAATTATTAGACCAACATTAAAACAAACTCAAAGGATGATAAAGAATTGGTGTTTAAAATTAGATAAAGTTATTTCTCCAACAAATAATATAAAAGATTTGTTAGTTAGTTATGGTGTTCCAGAAGAACATGTTGTTGTAATACCAACAGGAATAGATATAAATAAATTTAATAAACCAATTGAATGGGATATCAGAAAAGAATATGATATTAACCCAGATGAAAAAATAATATTATTTGTTGGTAGATTAGGTCCAGAGAAAAATATAGATTTTTTAATTAAAGTAATCCATGAAGTATATCATGAAGAAAAAAATATAAAATTTGTAATTGTTGGAGATGGAGTTGAAAGAGATAAATTAGAAGATATTGTTATTGACTATGATTTACATGAAAAAGTAATATTTACTGGAGGGCAACCAAGAGAAAAAGTATTAGATGCATATAAACAAGCTGATTTATTTATTTTTGCATCATATACTGAAACACAAGGTTTAGTAGTACTAGAATCTATGGCTGCAGGGACTCCTGTAGTTGCTTTAGGGAAAATGGGAGTATATGATTTATTGAACCATGAAAATGCTGGCGGAATAATGATAAAAGAATTAAATGAAAATGATTTTGCTCATGAAATATTAAGAGTGCTAAGGGATAAAGAATTATATAAAAATCTTTCTGAAAATGCAATTAATTTTGTAAAGGAAAATTACTCTATTGAAGTTTCAGTAAAAAAAATATTGGAAGTATATGAAAACCTTTTAAATATTGACAAAAAACAACATTTATGATAAAATAAATTCTGAAGTGGGTGCTTAGCTCAGTGGGAGAGCGCTTCCTTGACGCGGAAGAGGCCGTAGGTTCGATCCCTGCAGCACCCACCATTTTTTATTTGATGGGAGGAAATATGGAGATATTTTTTCTTTCGGTAATTTTTTCAATAGTATTTCAATTAATGGGAAAATATTTAAATCTATATAGAACTTTTATAGCTAAAAAAAATATAAGTGAGAAAAAATTAAAAGTATCTATTATTATTCCTACTTATAATGAGGAAGAAGTAATAGAAGAAAGCATAAAAAGTATTTTAGAAAACACATATTCTAATTTTGAGATA is part of the Marinitoga litoralis genome and harbors:
- a CDS encoding glycosyltransferase, which produces MNIGIFSDVYFPQKNGVSTAVKLYKEEMEKLGHNVYLFVPKYSKDYKRTEKNIFEFPAIKFLFEKEQRIALPISTDIFKIKDLNLDIIHSQDPFSMGIFAEFMSKLLKIKHVGTHHTMYEYYRNYLPLIIRPTLKQTQRMIKNWCLKLDKVISPTNNIKDLLVSYGVPEEHVVVIPTGIDINKFNKPIEWDIRKEYDINPDEKIILFVGRLGPEKNIDFLIKVIHEVYHEEKNIKFVIVGDGVERDKLEDIVIDYDLHEKVIFTGGQPREKVLDAYKQADLFIFASYTETQGLVVLESMAAGTPVVALGKMGVYDLLNHENAGGIMIKELNENDFAHEILRVLRDKELYKNLSENAINFVKENYSIEVSVKKILEVYENLLNIDKKQHL
- a CDS encoding lysylphosphatidylglycerol synthase transmembrane domain-containing protein, yielding MKKNKKNIIGILSSVTIGVFVILFLEKFYKTNILTEIKKLKLNDIVIVFFIYFLGYIIDTIRYVIIIKQFNTKISFFQLFYNNVMGLFFSSITPFAAGGQPYQIYHLNKHGLDLEHSTNIVVSRFITAMILNLIIALTSYKKVISALYGTKIESVLINTGLVISASITILIMLVFINSNLIINILDKLKIKRLKKLKAKYLEWSNNLKVSIKFLWNEKLHIMIVDIILNLIILSLQAYAIYYLFLKYANLNNNFDNFIIVFGTMMLLNMVVYYIPTPGASGTIEATYQLVFSSILKIHKGVFLSIIGWRFATYYLQILFGILFRIYIKIFFKEEEEI
- a CDS encoding secondary thiamine-phosphate synthase enzyme YjbQ, producing the protein MLKEFTLNTSSRSEFIDITNEIRSFVKESKVKEGIAIIHIPHTTAGVTINENADPSVKRDMKQFINKLIPEEPYFTHLEGNSDSHIKSTLVGPSLTLIITNNDILLGTWQGIYFCEFDGPRRRKFFVKIISDK
- a CDS encoding cyclic nucleotide-binding domain-containing protein, translated to MQEILYAPDKILINEGELTEYLMVLKEGKLESYSNFCNYSSVESSGIFGSEVILPGIKSFDSVKVVENSRVVLIEKELAEKFLLSNYNLIIYLIKKYISKIISLNNKLFSSKENSEDVNNENANSEKESIIDKNLSKEELSKKYLKIHRRRSYYHIEDGQIKIYFKARKLFNKGKIKEALEEFKKIHYSDFDVYFQAEIEIWKYLCMILMFPDKKYYLEKTLKEKYPFIKELFSFMIFEKILTNSHLEKPLVTYLKSGYLIPSNTVLFYEGENGDWAFMILSGNVRVSKVDNKNEKLLAILSNEEIVGEIACFKDVLRTATVFTSTPLQMIKIEKENLEDLVKSNPAFGLKIVKNLIKRLDFERYWHSPLSFEEKLNFMIKKYGKNILNKSRLKTEEIYGLFRLNDVNKNELINYLFKSNIATLRPDGTLKFM